The DNA region ACGGAAGGAAAACCCCCAGAACTACATAAAGAAGAAACGGAAATAAAACCCCGATTCTCTCTTCAGACTTAAAAATGGCGCCAGCTCCCGCCAACATCAGCATTGCTCACGTACTTCCCATCGAGCCCACGGACGGCGTCCTCAGCATCCCTCGGGTCTTCGAACTCCACGAAGGCGAACCCCGGCGGGTTCCTGGCGATCCACACGGTTCTCAGCGGCCCGTAGTAGCTGAAGGCTCTCTCCAGCTCGCCTTTGCCGGCGCCGGTGCCCAGGTTCCCCACGTACACCTTGGTCTCTGAGGGCGAGGAAGCCGTTGGTAAGCGCCGGAGCCCTGAAGGCTcggggcggccgccgccatcttgtgaGCGCGGCCCCCTCCCGCCTCCCGCGCGGGCAGCACGGCCGCACCcctgccccccgccgccgctgacgcaaaatggcggcggcggcggcggcaaCGGTGCCTAACGGCCGCCTCGCCTtcgcctccctccctgccttcacCTCCCGCcccggctccgctccgctcAGCCATCACCTCCCCTTTCCTCAcgcctccctccttccctcccttcctcgACGCCGCTCCCCGGCCGCTCACCGCCTCCATAGCGGCCGTAACGCGACATCCTAACGGCTCCGCCAGCCGCCGCTCCGCGCGCGCACGCGCCTGCCCTCGCCGCCCGCCTACCCGCCCTCAGGCGGCGGCGCGCATGCGCGCGAGGCGGGCGCCGGTTGTTGCCTGAGGGGGAaaaggggacggggacagccgGGACGGGGCtaggggggggctcggggagccgCTGCGGCACCGCCAGGAGCCTACGGGAGCGGCAAGGTCCTTGTGGGGCTGAGAGGGGTTGTGAGGAGCGGCGGCTGTGAGGAGAAACTCTCCTTCCCCGACAGAGATGTGCGGctgagggagaggagctgcgCTCATCCACAAGGCGGATTTTGCCTCAGGAAGCGCTTATTTACGACGTGCTTATGGCTAGATTTGCGGTGAGAGAGTTGTAACTGCCCGCGGTAGTGGCCTGCATCTGTCAGACAAGGCTCAGATGGCAGGGAAAAACAACTCTTCGAGGCTTCGTTTAGAATGATTAGTTAAATtggcaacactgaaaaaaaaaaaatcagtagggATGGAGAccagaaagaattaaaactgaaaatgcttgGAGCATTTTGCTCTAAAGTGACTTTGAATAAAATCCTCTCTGGCCTGATGCAGAAAGGCACCAGTTAGGAAGCTATTTACATCCCGAAGGAGAAGTGTGCAATGCATAGGAACACATGTATATATCTGAGAGCACTGCAGTCATTCTTTCCCCTGATTTTCCTTCAAACAGGAGCCAAGATTTCTCACTGATGCTTGCTCTTACAGTGAAAACAACCAAATTTGCTagtttctgctttcttaatAAACGATATCCGAGAGAAAGCAGGAGCTGATAAAGTAACTCATCAATAAATCCACGGCACTGGGAACTGaaacattacaaaaagaaaaacccctCCTTAAGCATGCAAAATaccaaatatttccttttatacCTGCggtattttatttcctgctacGATCACAAAATCACCACATCTTCATTTAAATTCCTGAACGATGGAAGCATGTTTGCTTCATCCACAGGGAGCTTTTCAGTAGCAGTCCTAAAACACAGAAGCtctctggaaaaacaacaaaaaaaatcacttttgcagCTGCACAGGAAAAGCTCGCAAAGAAAACCTGCAGGCAGCCCaaaagcagggagcagaaagagAGTTATTTGTGTCGCAGATGCCTGGAGGATGAACCTGAAAGCATTAACGCACAGGGGAGGACCCGAGCCAGGATTTCACACGCTCGCTGCAGCCGCCCCACGCGTTATGGGGGGTCACCCATTTAACAGATACACCTCCTACATGGCTGACGAAGCCTAGCACGTCTGTAGGACGCTCCTCGGCAGCCTCCATTTGGGTGCTTTCAAAGACGCCAGGCCGCCAACCGGGGCGGGCTGGCGGCAGgaagcggcggggccgggccgagcccACGCCCGCCCTCGGCGGCCGGGGACCCGCAGGCGGCAGCCGGTGAGGCAGaaggggggcaccgggggcacGGCAGGGGACGGGAACCAGGTGCCTGCAGCCCGCTGGCCTCCCCACACATCGCTCCCCATGGCGGTGCGAGGTGGGACGGGTGCCCCACGTTGGACGGGGGTGGCTTTCTGTCCGTGCCGGCAGCGTGGCTGGTGCGGGGAATGGAGTGGGAGACCACCCTCTGCTCGCACTGCCCTGagtgtttttaatgtttgcattaaaaaaaaaaaaaaaaaagtggcttaaAAGGTGTGGAAGACCCTCACCTAGAGGCAAATTCAGTTCTGATGTAAAGGGCAAAGGAAGGAGATTCATTACTTCTGCTAATTGCTCTGGCTATTTTCTAGGTTCTGGGTGCAGGCAATATGAATGACTGGCAAAAGAAAAGCCCTCTAGACTGGGAAACATACGTGAACAAAAGGGTGAAAgttgcagcagctgagaaaaatgaatatgaagGATGGGTCTTAACAGTTGATCCAGTTTCTGCCAAGTAAGTACCAAAGCTTTTGCTTCTCTAAAGCTCAGAGTGAACaagtttttcaggaaaagaggACCCAAGAGTGAAGCAAACTtatctggagggaaaaaatgcGTGTTGAGGCTCTGGGTTTAACTGGCAAGGCCTAAGAGAAAAAGATAACAGTAGCTGATGAGACCTAAATCCACATTAATTTCATTCAAGGGACTGGTGAGTTTGGGGGATGGATAATAGCTGAATTCATGCTGGCTTTACGAGGGAACAGGCAGAAATTTGGCTCCGTGCTGCAAGAGgtttttcaaatctttttgtttgcGAGCTTGTCCAACAGGAGCACAGCATGGAGGCTAGAAACTAAAACATCCAGCCTGTGATGTGGTTCAGACGAAATGGTTGTTCTTTCAGCTATGTAGTAGCTCTGGTACTCTGATGTTCTCATAGAGATGCTTGTCTTTTTGATGGGAAAGGTCTCTGCAGCTGAGTGATTTGGGGGATGGCCAAGGCTAAAATTAATGGCATATTTCTTTGTACATCCCACACACGGTCTTTTATTCCACTGACGGTGGCAACAGCAAATTAATAAACTGCTGGCATAGAgttctggattttttcttcccacaaaaggaagaaaatggtttcTGATTCTCTTCTATGGTATATGGGGAGGCGATGCTAGAAGTATAACAAGTTTACCTGATTGTATTTTAGGACTTCTGGAATGTAAGTGCCCTTGGGAAAAGATCAGGCAGCAGTCTTAAATGGCTACAGCGTGAGCCTGAACCTGCTGCCGTGGGTCCTTGGCACAATACTCAAGTCTAGTTTTCAGTTAAGAAAGCTAGCAAACTAGCGACACTCGTTAAAAAATTACATCATTAAAATACCTATATTATTTTAGTGACAAAcaataattaaatgttaataattaCCCATTAAAAGATTGTGATTTTCATTGTTAGGTGCCACCACTGCGTTCAGCATTCTATGTGTTGAATGTATGatggtattattttttaatgttggaaGACCGAGGGCGCTTTAGCAAGGTTGGGAATACTGCTCAAATCTCATTCCCAGCCCTGATTCTGATGcactctgctgctttttttttttttttcccctaacataATGTTTTGCTTGGTAGTACCTAGAGTAGTTTCGAATTCCAGGAGGACAGAAGTTAACCCAGAGCCCCCCAGTTTCACCATTTTAAGGACATAGCATGTTTTTCAAGAAAAGCCCTggcttttttttcaaaatacctgGACTAAAATGAGGCTTCTGAGCACTCACCTCCAAGACCCTTGGGTTGCGTTTCTCAGTCATCAGTTAGGTACAGTCAATCACACATCCTTCTTTCCCTGGCAGTGTTGTCCTGGCAAACTTCCCAGAGAATGAAAGAGTGTCCATTCTAGTTGTGCTGGGCCACGCTGTGCAGGAGGTCGACGTCCTGCAGGAAGCGGACGATGAAATGAAGGCACGGCTTTCTTGCATATTTGCACCCGAGGAAAGCAAAGCTTACAGCCCGGAGGAGCTCGACAAGAGGAAGAATGAcctgaagagctggctggaagcAAACCACATCCCTGTGACTGAGCAAGGAGAATCGGGCAGAACGCTGTGTGTGGCAGGGGTGCTGACCGTTGACCCGCCGTACGGCCCAGAAGAGTGCAGCAGCTCCAACGAGATCATCCTGTCCCGCGTTCAGGGCTTGATACAGGGCTACCTGGAAAAGAGACAGTGAGGtttgctgcctccagcaccgGCCTTCGGGAACGGGTCTGCCTCCCCTGTCAGGGACTGTTCTGGGGGTCAGTACGCCTACATCCAGAAGTGCTGCGTGTTGGGGCTTCTGTCTGAATTCCTGTACGTTAAGGAAGGAGTAAATTGTGTAAAAAGGAGTAAAAAGTGTAAAGtacaagcagaaaacattttgcatgaactatttttttttgttaaaaaacaggTAATAATGCGTTATTAAACTGAAATATCACTATACTTCTGTAACAgtattatgaaagaaaatatcagaaatctAAACTTTCTCTGCCTCTAAGACTAATTTCAATACTTTTCTAGTGGTGTAGGCGCGTTTATTTGAACTGCTTACCACAtatctttgttttttccagaaggAATGGTGATACTTGAACTCCCACACCAGATGCAAGATATGTTgggaaagcttttcttttcctacagcGTTTCTTATGTTTTAGCACGTTAATTATAGGATGAGGTTTGTAGGATAATTAGGGGAAGTTAGCAGGCAAAGGGGTATTAAGGCCATCCATCGTTCTCCATCCACATTCACTACTTCAGCGCAGCAGTGACTGGAGGACGTTTGTTGCAGAATTCCCTGCAGTGGGGGAGCTTTGCGTTTCCTCTTAGCGCTCCGGTGCCGGTTTATTCCAGCACAAGGCGTTACAAACCTTAACGACTTGTTTCTCACACGCCGACC from Oxyura jamaicensis isolate SHBP4307 breed ruddy duck chromosome 3 unlocalized genomic scaffold, BPBGC_Ojam_1.0 oxy3_random_OJ106402, whole genome shotgun sequence includes:
- the LOC118157143 gene encoding gem-associated protein 6-like → MNDWQKKSPLDWETYVNKRVKVAAAEKNEYEGWVLTVDPVSANVVLANFPENERVSILVVLGHAVQEVDVLQEADDEMKARLSCIFAPEESKAYSPEELDKRKNDLKSWLEANHIPVTEQGESGRTLCVAGVLTVDPPYGPEECSSSNEIILSRVQGLIQGYLEKRQ